In Quercus robur chromosome 10, dhQueRobu3.1, whole genome shotgun sequence, a genomic segment contains:
- the LOC126701569 gene encoding cyclic dof factor 3 codes for MQENKDPTIKLFGKKIPLTAEIDEVLLLSDLEKEKCGRVEVEEEEEEEEEEEDDDDEELEEDDKAEKDPPTAEGTETREQDDDSPSNAEEPTDLEGLPDANVNPKTPSIEEEHGKSKIAKTEKDQSETANSQEKTLKKPDKILPCPRCNSMDTKFCYYNNYNVNQPRHFCKACQRYWTAGGTMRNVPVGAGRRKNKNSTSHYRQITISEALQAARVDAPNGTHQPSYKSNGRVLSFGIDAPICDSMASVLNLADNKVLNGTRNGLNSFEEQRIPVPGKRGENGDDSTSGSTITVSNSMEEGGKHFPREPFAQSINGFPHQIPCLPGVPWPYPWNSAVSPPAFCPPGFPMSFYPAAYWNCGVPGTWSIPWLSPQSPSNQKSPSSNPNSPTLGKHSREGDMLKPDNLEKEESPKQKNGCVLVPKTLRIDDPSEAAKSSIWTTLGIKNESISKGGMFKAFQSKVEEKNHISEHSPALLANPAALSRSLNFHESS; via the exons atgcaagaaaataaagacCCCACCATCAAGCTCTTTGGCAAGAAGATCCCCTTGACTGCTGAAATTGATGAGGTGTTGTTGCTGAGTGATTTGGAGAAGGAAAAGTGTGGCAGAGttgaagtagaagaagaagaagaagaagaagaagaagaggaagatgatgatgatgaagaactAGAAGAAGATGATAAAGCAGAAAAG GATCCACCAACAGCAGAAGGCACTGAGACTAGAGAACAAGACGATGATTCTCCTTCAAATGCAGAAGAGCCAACCGATTTGGAAGGATTGCCGGATGCAAATGTGAATCCTAAAACACCCTCTATAGAGGAAGAACATGGAAAATCAAAAATCGCCAAGACCGAGAAAGATCAGAGTGAAACAGCCAACTCACAAGAGAAAACCCTGAAGAAGCCGGATAAAATTCTTCCCTGCCCTCGCTGCAATAGCATGGACACAAAATTCTGTTATTATAACAATTACAATGTTAATCAGCCACGCCATTTCTGCAAAGCTTGTCAAAGATACTGGACTGCAGGTGGTACCATGAGGAATGTGCCAGTGGGAGCTGGACGCCGCAAGAACAAGAACTCTACCTCACATTATCGCCAAATCACCATCTCGGAGGCTCTCCAAGCAGCTAGAGTTGATGCTCCAAATGGAACTCACCAGCCCTCATATAAAAGCAATGGTAGAGTCCTCAGCTTTGGCATAGATGCACCCATTTGTGATTCCATGGCTTCTGTCTTAAATCTTGCAGACAATAAGGTTTTGAATGGTACCCGGAATGGGCTAAATAGttttgaagaacaaagaatTCCAGTTCCTGGCAAACGTGGAGAAAACGGTGATGATAGCACAAGCGGATCGACTATTACAGTTTCAAATTCAATGGAGGAAGGAGGAAAACATTTCCCTCGAGAACCATTTGCCCAAAGCATTAATGGCTTCCCTCATCAAATTCCATGCCTTCCTGGTGTTCCATGGCCTTATCCATGGAATTCTGCAGTATCCCCACCAGCTTTCTGCCCTCCAGGATTTCCTATGTCCTTCTATCCGGCTGCTTATTGGAACTGTGGTGTCCCAGGCACTTGGAGCATTCCTTGGCTGTCCCCTCAATCTCCTTCAAACCAAAAGTCTCCAAGCTCCAATCCAAATTCTCCAACACTAGGGAAGCACTCAAGAGAAGGAGACATGCTTAAACCAGACAATTTGGAGAAAGAGGAGTCGCCAAAACAGAAAAACGGCTGTGTTTTGGTACCAAAAACGTTGAGGATTGATGACCCAAGTGAAGCTGCAAAGAGTTCTATATGGACAACACTTGGAATCAAGAATGAATCAATCA